In Centropristis striata isolate RG_2023a ecotype Rhode Island chromosome 5, C.striata_1.0, whole genome shotgun sequence, a single genomic region encodes these proteins:
- the dnajc5ab gene encoding dnaJ homolog subfamily C member 5 has product MEQQRQRSLSTSGESLYAVLGVDKSATPEDIKKCYRKLALKFHPDKNPDNPDAADKFKEINNAHAILSDATKKNIYDKYGSLGLYVAEQFGEENVNTYFVLSSWWAKALFVFCCISTGCYCCCCLCCCCNCCCGKCKPRPPMDQEPEFYVSPEDLEAQMTADERDGGEPIVMQPSSASETTQLTSDAHQSYRTDAY; this is encoded by the exons atggagcagcagagacagagatcTCTCTCCACATCAGGAGAATCGCTGTACGCTGTGCTGGGAGTCGACAAGAGCGCCACGCCAGAGGACATCAAGAAATGTTACAG gaaaTTGGCGCTGAAGTTCCACCCAGACAAGAACCCAGACAACCCGGATGCGGCCGATAAGTTTAAGGAGATCAACAACGCCCACGCCATCCTGAGCGACGCCACCAAGAAGAACATCTACGACAAATACGGCTCGCTGGGACTCTATGTCGCCGAGCAGTTCGGAGAGGAGAACGTCAACACCTACTTTGTTCTGTCCAGCTGGTGGGCCAAG GCCTTGTTCGTCTTCTGCTGCATATCCACCGGCTGTTACTGCTGCTGTtgcctgtgctgctgctgtaactgtTGCTGCGGTAAGTGTAAACCTCGACCGCCCATGGACCAGGAGCCCGAGTTCTACGTGTCCCCCGAGGACCTGGAGGCCCAGATGACCGCTGACGAGAGAG ATGGCGGTGAGCCGATTGTGATGCAGCCGTCCTCAGCCTCAGAAACCACTCAGCTCACCTCTGATGCCCACCAAAGCTACAGGACCGATGCATactag